A single window of Lutzomyia longipalpis isolate SR_M1_2022 chromosome 1, ASM2433408v1 DNA harbors:
- the LOC129787852 gene encoding transmembrane protein 179, protein MALSNVLLLSQIAGNAVAFVLSLCILVPLSLHVTEFNGKCLLFAHGQWGEDDGLFNVTWPSQMNCSFPIITAVVILMISMIQIYRFVRLSVKQEEASFLGLFLDVFFGFLLCLMTIVSAMIITMGFMDWCSDITLRFPSCEIAAGQNIIKEDQKIDTSGFYVQMGTAQFGAWGAFATCVVISVAALLKLINNHEMTNMRVSMYLERQRLVNEDASRDSLDTPGDFSH, encoded by the exons ATGGCCCTTTCTAACGTCCTGCTACTCTCCCAAATAGCCGGAAATGCTGTTGCTTTTGTCCTGTCTCTCTGTATCCTCGTCCCATTGAGTCTTCATGTTACGGAATTCAA CGGAAAATGCCTGCTGTTCGCCCACGGGCAGTGGGGTGAGGATGATGGGCTCTTCAATGTCACATGGCCATCACAGATGAATTGCAGCTTCCCCATAATTACGGCAGTTGTCATCCTGATGATTTCCATGATACAAATCTATCGTTTTGTCCGACTCTCCGTGAAGCAGGAGGAAGCCTCCTTCCTCGGGCTCTTCCTCGATGTCTTCTTTGGCTTCCTGCTGTGCCTCATGACCATTGTCTCGGCCATGATCATCACAATGGGCTTCATGGATTGGTGCTCTGACATCACACTGCGCTTCCCATCGTGCGAAATTGCCGCTGGGCAGAATATCATCAAGGAAGACCAGAAAATTGACACATCCGGCTTCTACGTGCAAATGGGAACAGCCCAATTTGGCGCGTGGGGCGCTTTTGCCACGTGCGTCGTCATTTCCGTGGCGGCACTGCTGAAGCTCATTAATAATCACGAAATGACCAACATGCGTGTCTCGATGTACCTCGAAAGGCAGCGCCTGGTCAATGAGGACGCCTCCCGGGATAGTCTCGATACTCCcggagatttttctcattaa
- the LOC129794646 gene encoding zinc finger protein 91-like: protein MAKIAPRSEFLQLEGIQLDSLCRLCGNMNINLIPVIAEDGQETELLQKIVTHLKILVNPEDVLPKKLCIHCTNTLVSWHSFYESCRETNEKFHAMISCAKNGGIEEVAEDLQPEVLPEDGEEAEMDEYIEFLDKEDCEDENVDLLNEEEEHLLPGEVDLGDARCSKDPHGENLKKSPLYDEDFVLIDTQGALENEAVKLEICDLAVESEPEEAPRPELVEKNLFIRRSGQFICPQCPKSFRVKKEFVQHLVEEHEFSENVKNGVKIRPEIDPEDVKRAEVEEDGRLMYKCSECRKILKSLDTFVWHRQIHTGVKMFSCHLCKKTFRIQQGLNRHIREFHYREKKYPCDLCGQKFLNRRTANEHRRIHTGVTPFECETCGKAFKQKAGLFIHRKSHNPIPEYYCGVCHQGFRIRYALVLHMKIHTGEREHECEVCHRKFRLKAELQRHKTLHSGEKPFQCPECGLPFRMKRYLQRHMKHHHPTDEDNTDGQLKEHTKQEHIDRVFLCGQCENYVPREELIQHMMTHLAPQPTNSQELPPEVLQETPKETNEEEKEEEAKENRPLMTFKLKCPQCPKEFSKSGLQYHIRQFHEKVKDAKCGICSKVFGCGSTLRNHMKYKHENVRNFHCSDCPKAFKTQSSLYIHRKSVHEAVQRFSCELCYKKFPFRQQLKLHLLTHTKEKTHFCRICQKGFTVRKEISCTAHEKEAFGGSGEMMKKMGRRRKYGGKGFKGGVFWGGFLVLIQMDVQEVQEVQGDVCMEEVIKEELLEEEIFEGEDFRAKEGSEAEELPEMDAPEECKAQRKEKFQEEEKTRRRKRLRREFRQEKSINENLPEGEFPGEASKGKTQEENVQEEKLSKIIKIERDLNEDLLPEGEFHEELNEQDHPEEEYREDDERPEEQINKISEEAQNLMEEESQESPEKKFNQIQGLPEVEFQEEEEEEDLSVKEFSEEDAKNAPGSKFLEFPELPERELKPATKSRENKSNDAFLCEMCHQIFTREYNLMKHLTTHTEDHPCCVCCLSFPTNSALKAHGMNHTREEVREAENCRWVIKCESCSEKFTSTYHLYRHERSSHDTGKMYPCSQCHEVLPSGTLLRIHERRHQVFPCEVCDKVLRSQLALREHQFSHTGEQPYSCQECGKSFRYSTSLLEHQKTHRGVRKYKCSHCDKSFTRSNMLKEHERIHTKERPYRCHICPAKFTQSNSLKKHIRTAHISCKNCGQYFGDDLDEVLHRCRGEK from the exons gtTAATCCGGAGGATGTTTTGCCAAAGAAGCTGTGTATTCATTGTACAAATACCCTTGTTTCCTGGCACAGCTTCTATGAGAGTTGCCGGGAGACAAATGAAAAGTTCCACGCAATGATTAGTTGTGCCAAAAATGGAGGAATTGAGGAAGTTGCTGAAGATTTACAGCCGGAAGTTCTTCCGGAAGATGGGGAAGAAGCCGAAATGGATGaatatattgaatttctcGAT AAGGAAGACTGCGAAGATGAAAATGTGGATTTATTGAATGAGGAGGAAGAACATTTGCTGCCTGGAGAGGTGGATCTCGGTGATGCCAG ATGCTCCAAAGATCCTCATGGTGAGAATCTCAAGAAATCCCCCCTTTATGACGAAGATTTCGTCCTTATTGACACCCAAGGGGCACTAGAAAATGAGGCAGTAAAGCTTGAAATTTGCGATTTAGCCGTTGAGAGTGAGCCCGAGGAAGCTCCTCGGCCGGAATTAGTTGAGAAGAATCTCTTTATACGACGATCAGGGCAGTTCATTTGTCCCCAATGCCCCAAATCCTTCAGggtgaaaaaggaatttgTCCAGCATTTGGTGGAAGAGCACGAATTCAGTGAGAATGTGAAGAATGGCGTAAAAATAAGACCAGAAATTGATCCGGAAGACGTGAAGAGAGCAGAAGTTGAGGAAGATGGACGGCTGATGTACAAATGCAGTGAATGCAGGAAGATACTCAAGAGTCTGGACACTTTTGTGTGGCACAGACAAATCCACACGGGTGTGAAGATGTTTAGTTGTCATTTGTGCAAGAAGACCTTCCGGATTCAGCAGGGGCTCAACAGGCACATCCGGGAGTTTCACTATCGCGAAAAGAAGTATCCCTGCGACCTGTGTGGGCAGAAGTTCCTCAATCGGAGGACAGCCAATGAGCACAGACGCATCCACACAGGGGTGACGCCGTTTGAATGCGAAACCTGCGGGAAGGCATTCAAGCAGAAGGCAGGATTGTTTATCCATAGAAAATCTCACAATCCCATCCCGGAATACTACTGCGGGGTGTGTCATCAGGGCTTCCGCATCCGGTATGCTCTTGTGCTGCACATGAAGATCCACACGGGAGAGAGGGAGCACGAGTGCGAAGTTTGCCATCGGAAATTCCGCCTCAAGGCTGAGCTGCAGCGTCACAAAACCCTCCACAGTGGGGAGAAACCCTTCCAGTGCCCTGAATGTGGACTTCCTTTCCGCATGAAGCGCTACCTGCAGCGTCACATGAAGCATCATCATCCCACAGATGAAGACAA CACTGATGGGCAGCTGAAGGAGCACACAAAGCAGGAGCACATTGACAGAGTCTTCCTGTGTGGTCAATGTGAGAATTATGTGCCCAGAGAAGAGCTAATTCAGCACATGATGACCCATTTGGCACCACAACCCACAAATTCCCAAGAACTCCCACCGGAAGTTCTCCAGGAAACTCCCAAAGAGACAAATGAGGAGGAAAAAGAAGAGGAAGCCAAAGAGAATCGCCCCCTGATGACGTTCAAACTGAAATGCCCGCAATGTCCGAAGGAATTCTCAAAGAGTGGCCTTCAGTACCACATCCGGCAGTTCCATGAGAAGGTGAAAGATGCAAAATGTGGGATTTGCAGCAAAGTCTTTGGGTGTGGATCAACACTGCGGAATCACATGAAGTACAAACATGAGAATGTGAGGAATTTTCACTGCAGTGACTGCCCGAAGGCATTTAAGACGCAGAGTTCGCTGTATATTCACCGGAAGAGCGTCCATGAGGCTGTGCAGCGGTTCTCCTGTGAGTTGTGCTACAAGAAGTTCCCTTTCCGGCAGCAATTGAAGCTGCACCTGTTGACTCACACGAAGGAGAAGACGCACTTCTGCAGGATTTGTCAGAAGGGATTTACAGTGAGGA AAGAGATATCTTGCACAGCACATGAAAAGGAAGCATTTGGTGGCTCTGGggagatgatgaagaaaatgggAAGGAGGAGGAAATATGGTGGGAAGGGGTTTAAGGGAGGAGTCTTCTGGGGAGGATTTCTTGT ATTGATCCAAATGGATGTTCAGGAAGTTCAGGAAGTTCAGGGAGATGTTTGTATGGAGGAAGTGATAAAAGAAGAGCTTCTGGAAGAAGAAATATTCGAAGGAGAAGATTTTAGAGCAAAAGAAGGCTCAGAAGCAGAAGAACTCCCAGAAATGGATGCTCCAGAAGAGTGCAAAGCtcaaaggaaagaaaaatttcaggaaGAAGAGAAAACTCGACGAAGGAAACGTTTAAGAAGAGAATTTAGACaagaaaaaagtataaatgaaaatcttccgGAAGGAGAATTTCCAGGAGAAGcttcaaaaggaaaaactcaagAAGAAAACGTTCAGGAggagaaactttcaaaaataattaagattgAAAGAGATTTAAATGAAGATCTTCTTCCAGAAGGAGAATTTCATGAAGAACTTAATGAACAAGATCATCCGGAAGAGGAATATCGGGAGGATGACGAACGTCCGGAAGAACAAATTAATAAGATTTCGGAAGAAGCTCAAAATTTGATGGAAGAAGAGTCTCAAGAATCtcctgaaaagaaatttaatcaaattcaaggACTTCCGGAAGTGGAatttcaagaagaagaagaagaagaagatctttcagtaaaagaattttcagaagAAGACGCCAAAAATGCCCCAGGAAGCAAATTCCTGGAATTCCCGGAACTCCCGGAAAGGGAATTGAAGCCAGCCACAAAGTCAAGAGAGAACAAATCCAATGATGCCTTTCTCTGTGAGATGTGCCATCAAATCTTCACGCGAGAGTACAATCTAATGAAGCACCTCACAACACATACAGAAGATCATCCCTGCTGTGTTTGCTGCCTCAGTTTCCCCACAAATTCCGCCCTGAAGGCCCATGGGATGAATCACACGAGGGAGGAAGTCCGGGAAGCTGAAAACTGCCGATGGGTGATTAAATGTGAGTCATGCAGTGAGAAATTCACCTCAACCTACCACCTGTACCGTCATGAGAGATCCAGTCATGATACAGGAAAGATGTACCCTTGTTCCCAATGCCATGAAGTCCTCCCATCGGGGACACTGCTGCGAATCCACGAGAGACGTCATCAGGTCTTCCCGTGTGAGGTGTGCGACAAGGTGTTGCGGAGTCAATTGGCCCTGAGGGAGCATCAGTTCAGCCACACGGGGGAGCAGCCGTATTCGTGCCAGGAGTGCGGGAAGAGTTTCCGCTACAGCACGAGTTTGCTGGAGCACCAGAAGACCCACAGAGGGGTGCGGAAGTACAAATGCAGTCACTGCGACAAGTCCTTTACACGCTCAAATATGCTGAAGGAGCACGAGAGGATTCACACGAAGGAACGTCCCTACAGATGTCACATTTGCCCGGCAAAATTCACCCAATCGAATTCCCTCAAGAAGCACATCCGGACGGCTCATATTTCCTGCAAGAATTGCGGTCAGTACTTTGGGGATGATCTCGATGAGGTTCTACATCGATGTCGTGGGGAGAAGTGA